The Pseudomonas azadiae genome includes a window with the following:
- a CDS encoding YqaA family protein, which yields MIAAYLGLFFAAFGAATLLPLQSEAVLVGLLVSGHFDLWLLLAIATLGNVLGSVVNWWLGRWVEHFKARRWFPVSDRQLGKARTHYERWGHWTLLLSWLPIIGDPLTLVAGVMREPLWRFLLLVTLAKSVRYGVLAAVTLQWALIPT from the coding sequence ATGATCGCGGCTTACCTGGGGTTATTCTTCGCGGCGTTTGGCGCCGCGACCTTGCTGCCGCTGCAATCGGAGGCCGTGCTGGTGGGCCTGCTCGTCAGCGGGCATTTCGACCTGTGGTTGCTGCTGGCCATTGCCACCCTGGGCAATGTACTCGGCTCGGTGGTGAACTGGTGGCTGGGACGCTGGGTTGAACACTTCAAGGCGCGGCGCTGGTTTCCGGTCAGCGACCGGCAGCTGGGCAAAGCGCGCACGCACTACGAGCGCTGGGGGCATTGGACACTCCTGCTCAGTTGGCTGCCGATCATCGGTGATCCGCTGACCTTGGTCGCCGGGGTAATGCGCGAGCCCTTGTGGCGATTCCTGCTGCTGGTGACCCTGGCCAAAAGCGTTCGATACGGCGTGCTCGCG
- a CDS encoding DUF6124 family protein — protein MKIHPIDDEFATSVFSVKPGLSSEEALVNASELLASASAIANEQAFAASGTHRLQTFGLAQIIENAGLLVNAALDKIDPASTRPV, from the coding sequence ATGAAAATACACCCAATTGATGATGAATTTGCAACCAGCGTGTTCAGCGTGAAGCCAGGCTTGAGCTCCGAGGAAGCACTAGTGAACGCGAGTGAGCTATTGGCTTCAGCGTCAGCGATAGCGAACGAACAAGCGTTCGCGGCAAGTGGAACGCATCGTCTTCAAACCTTCGGGTTGGCGCAGATTATTGAGAACGCAGGGCTTCTCGTGAATGCGGCACTTGATAAGATCGATCCAGCCAGCACTCGACCCGTTTAA
- a CDS encoding SRPBCC family protein, producing MRAAEQSVRLERISQERFIQAPIETTYDYVTQPDRWHEWHPTSLSADTGTRGSLAAGARFTEFIDLLGVRVPLSYRVQIDRRPGEFKAVFTSVAVDGSIHFFLLPHQGGTLFKRVLTYETQLQLATLQARMVELSTIALGQLKHRLENPPLVESRII from the coding sequence ATGCGCGCAGCCGAGCAGTCGGTCCGCTTGGAGCGGATCAGTCAGGAACGCTTTATCCAGGCCCCTATCGAGACCACCTACGACTACGTGACCCAACCGGATCGCTGGCACGAATGGCACCCCACGTCGCTGAGTGCCGACACCGGCACCCGCGGATCACTGGCGGCCGGTGCACGCTTTACCGAGTTCATCGACTTGCTGGGTGTGCGGGTTCCCTTGAGTTACCGCGTACAAATCGACCGCCGCCCTGGCGAATTCAAGGCGGTGTTCACCTCAGTGGCCGTGGATGGCTCGATTCACTTTTTCCTGTTGCCCCATCAAGGCGGCACACTGTTCAAGCGCGTGCTCACCTATGAAACCCAATTGCAACTGGCGACCTTGCAAGCGCGCATGGTCGAACTGTCGACCATCGCCCTGGGCCAACTCAAGCACCGCTTGGAAAACCCGCCTCTCGTAGAATCTCGTATAATTTAG
- a CDS encoding M91 family zinc metallopeptidase — MLPTLAHSTTSHRVTAPTLPDMPAPSPYDPPNDLMPGIVNVRMHTLHARGDIRISREICWVPNPPKQPEILQSRIVVETGDKADRVHVRNWPGDKLQIIVNGEPYLFDAKEEQGPEQHLWINAKGGDDTVVIDDDVMIRVDVDAGDGDDHIQAGGGRSRLYGQRGNDCLRLGSGLGYAEGNDGDDLLIGGRGNAVMYGNKGNDRLYAGHGAATKQSYLDGGDGKDTLYAGGGHSVLHGGNDDDHLVGNDRTTFYTGKGYDRVWNNQRNDRIYAGANDRFDPTKGSAFTEVKPSDAGRQGFVVDTEGDDEDFRQRVADDFEFLRSSPTGQQALTRMDELAVEAGGKVTIRPIGFGGTDYRPGSTELDSEAVEVSEDTYDPKFGYIKDGVPGSRMDRATIHFDPPSIIENSSRTETMVPVTSLFHEMVHAYNGATGTFLPGESLERPKHGEPYYVDNDERQAVGLHSDAQPQDLDDDPSTPPNTLNPWPFTENALNEEMGRPLKTTYALKPSAQGDGL; from the coding sequence ATGCTGCCAACCCTCGCTCATTCGACAACCAGCCACCGCGTCACTGCGCCAACACTCCCCGATATGCCTGCACCTTCGCCCTATGACCCGCCCAACGACCTGATGCCTGGAATCGTGAACGTCAGAATGCACACGCTGCATGCCAGGGGAGACATCAGGATCAGTCGGGAAATTTGCTGGGTCCCCAACCCCCCCAAACAGCCAGAGATTCTGCAAAGCCGGATTGTCGTGGAGACCGGTGACAAGGCAGACCGCGTACACGTGCGCAATTGGCCTGGCGACAAGCTGCAGATTATCGTTAACGGCGAGCCGTACCTGTTCGATGCCAAGGAGGAACAAGGCCCGGAACAGCATCTCTGGATCAATGCCAAGGGCGGCGATGACACGGTCGTCATCGACGATGACGTCATGATCCGCGTCGATGTGGATGCCGGCGATGGGGACGACCACATCCAGGCGGGAGGTGGCCGGAGCCGGCTGTATGGGCAACGCGGCAACGATTGCCTGCGGCTTGGCAGTGGCCTGGGTTATGCGGAAGGCAACGACGGCGACGACCTCCTGATCGGTGGTCGCGGCAACGCTGTGATGTATGGCAACAAGGGCAACGACCGTCTTTATGCCGGGCACGGCGCAGCGACCAAACAAAGCTATCTGGACGGTGGCGATGGCAAGGACACGCTATATGCCGGAGGCGGGCACAGTGTCTTGCATGGTGGCAACGACGATGATCACTTGGTGGGTAACGACCGCACGACCTTCTATACCGGCAAAGGCTACGATCGCGTCTGGAACAACCAGCGCAACGACCGTATCTACGCGGGCGCCAATGATCGTTTCGACCCTACCAAAGGGTCCGCTTTCACGGAGGTGAAACCGAGCGATGCCGGCCGCCAGGGTTTCGTCGTGGACACTGAGGGAGACGATGAGGATTTCCGACAGCGCGTAGCCGACGACTTCGAGTTCTTGCGCAGTTCCCCCACAGGCCAACAAGCCCTTACTCGTATGGATGAACTCGCGGTGGAGGCTGGCGGCAAGGTCACTATCAGGCCCATCGGCTTTGGAGGGACCGATTACAGGCCTGGCAGCACCGAACTGGACAGCGAGGCGGTGGAGGTAAGCGAAGACACCTACGACCCCAAATTTGGCTACATCAAGGATGGCGTTCCCGGCTCCCGCATGGATCGCGCCACGATCCATTTTGACCCACCGTCTATCATCGAGAACTCCAGCCGTACCGAGACAATGGTTCCTGTCACCTCGCTCTTCCATGAGATGGTCCATGCCTATAACGGTGCTACCGGCACGTTCCTGCCTGGTGAGAGCCTTGAGCGCCCGAAACACGGCGAGCCCTATTACGTCGACAACGACGAACGTCAGGCCGTTGGCTTGCACAGCGACGCACAACCCCAGGACCTTGATGACGATCCTTCCACCCCGCCCAACACCCTGAATCCATGGCCCTTTACTGAAAACGCGCTGAATGAAGAAATGGGCAGACCCTTGAAAACAACTTACGCACTTAAACCCAGTGCCCAGGGTGATGGCCTCTGA
- a CDS encoding LysR family transcriptional regulator, translating into MDRFNAMRVFTRIVELRGFAKAADSLQLPRASVTVLIKQLETHLGVQLLQRTTRQVSPTLDGAAYYKRCVQLLSDLEETEAVFSSRRQNPRGTLSLDMPSGIGRLIVIPALPAFAARYPQIDLEIGLNDRPVDLIREGVDCVLRAGLTLDESLVARPLAMMDQLTLASPEYLTRRGVPTSLEDLANHQMVEYVSGVSGKRFGLEFQVGGELRTVNLSKGLTVNSSDGYFAACEAGFGLIQAPHYHAMRQLAEGSLVQVLPWLTVPKMALTALYPPHRQLSQRVRVFVDWLVELCARPGTGLQRQASPVT; encoded by the coding sequence GTGGACCGTTTCAACGCGATGCGCGTGTTTACCCGGATCGTCGAACTGCGCGGCTTTGCCAAGGCAGCCGACAGCCTGCAGCTGCCGCGCGCCTCGGTGACGGTGTTGATCAAGCAGTTGGAAACGCACCTGGGCGTGCAGCTGCTGCAACGCACCACGCGGCAAGTCAGCCCCACGTTGGATGGCGCCGCGTACTACAAGCGCTGCGTGCAATTGCTGTCGGACCTTGAGGAAACCGAAGCGGTGTTTTCCTCCCGGCGACAGAACCCGCGCGGCACATTGAGCCTGGATATGCCGTCGGGTATCGGGCGCTTGATCGTGATCCCTGCGTTGCCGGCATTCGCCGCGCGCTACCCGCAGATCGACCTGGAAATCGGCCTTAACGATCGCCCGGTGGACCTTATCCGCGAAGGTGTGGATTGCGTGCTGCGCGCAGGCCTGACGCTGGATGAATCGCTGGTGGCGCGGCCTTTGGCGATGATGGATCAACTGACCCTGGCGAGTCCGGAGTACCTGACCCGCAGGGGTGTCCCTACATCGCTGGAAGATTTGGCTAATCACCAAATGGTCGAGTATGTGTCCGGTGTCAGTGGCAAACGGTTCGGCCTTGAGTTCCAGGTTGGCGGTGAACTGCGAACGGTCAACCTTTCGAAAGGCTTGACGGTGAACAGCTCCGACGGCTACTTCGCCGCGTGCGAGGCCGGGTTCGGCCTGATCCAGGCGCCGCATTACCATGCGATGCGGCAATTGGCCGAGGGGTCCCTGGTGCAGGTACTGCCGTGGTTGACCGTGCCGAAAATGGCCCTGACAGCGCTGTATCCGCCGCACCGTCAACTATCCCAACGGGTGCGAGTATTCGTCGATTGGCTGGTTGAGCTCTGTGCTCGGCCGGGCACCGGTTTGCAGCGGCAGGCATCGCCTGTAACATGA
- a CDS encoding aldo/keto reductase, translating into MHTRQLGTNGPLVSAIGLGCMGMSDFYAPGSDTREAVATLHRALELGINFLDTADMYGPHTNEQLIGKAIAGKREQVFLASKFGIVRDPAQPTSRGVDGRPEYVRQAIDGTLRRLGVDTLDLYYQHRIDPDVAIEETVGAMAELVQQGKVRYLGLSEASAATLERAHKVHPISALQSEYSLWSRDQEHNGCLAACQRLGIAFVPYSPLGRGFLTGALQSPDDFGADDYRRFSPRFQGENFARNLQLVKQVQAMAADKGVSAGQLALAWVLAQGDFIIPIPGTKQRTYLEENAAAVAIRLSPADLAALDAIFPSDAAAGHRYPKEVMAMLDI; encoded by the coding sequence ATGCACACTCGTCAACTCGGCACCAACGGCCCGCTCGTCTCCGCCATCGGCCTCGGCTGCATGGGCATGAGCGATTTCTACGCGCCCGGCAGCGACACCCGGGAAGCCGTCGCGACCCTGCACCGTGCGCTGGAGCTGGGCATCAACTTTCTCGACACCGCCGACATGTATGGCCCGCACACCAACGAACAGCTGATCGGCAAGGCCATCGCCGGCAAACGTGAGCAGGTGTTCCTGGCGAGCAAGTTCGGCATCGTGCGTGACCCGGCCCAGCCCACGTCGCGTGGGGTGGACGGCCGCCCCGAATATGTGCGCCAAGCCATCGATGGCACGCTGCGGCGCCTGGGTGTGGACACGCTGGACCTTTACTACCAGCACCGCATCGACCCGGACGTGGCCATCGAAGAAACCGTCGGCGCGATGGCCGAGCTGGTGCAACAGGGCAAGGTGCGTTATCTGGGCTTGAGCGAAGCCAGCGCCGCTACCCTGGAACGCGCGCACAAGGTGCACCCGATCAGTGCCCTGCAAAGCGAATACTCGCTGTGGAGCCGCGACCAGGAACACAACGGCTGCCTCGCCGCCTGCCAACGCCTAGGCATTGCTTTCGTGCCCTACAGCCCGCTGGGCCGTGGCTTCCTGACCGGCGCGTTGCAAAGCCCGGATGACTTCGGCGCCGATGACTACCGCCGCTTCAGCCCGCGCTTCCAGGGCGAGAACTTCGCCAGGAACCTGCAACTGGTCAAGCAGGTGCAGGCAATGGCGGCCGACAAGGGCGTCAGCGCCGGGCAACTCGCGCTGGCCTGGGTGTTGGCACAGGGCGACTTCATCATTCCGATCCCCGGCACCAAGCAGCGCACGTACCTGGAAGAAAACGCGGCGGCCGTCGCGATCCGCCTCAGCCCGGCGGACCTGGCAGCCCTGGACGCGATTTTCCCGAGCGATGCGGCAGCCGGCCACCGCTACCCCAAGGAGGTGATGGCGATGCTGGATATCTGA
- a CDS encoding SDR family oxidoreductase, which produces MDTVSSAPLILITGGSRGVGAATARLAAAQGYDVAISYVSNEAAALGVVADVTALGRRALAVRADSADPDQVAQLFAAIDQTFGRLDVLVNNAAVLGLQSRFEDLDFPRMQRIFAINAIGPMLCAQQAVKRMSFRHNGKGGSVINISSGAARLGSPNEYVDYAASKGALETFTIGLSKEVAREGIRVNCIRPGHIYTDMHASGGEPGRVDRVKDSIPMGRGGQPEEVARAVLWLAGAEASFITGTFLDVTGGK; this is translated from the coding sequence ATGGATACTGTCTCTTCAGCTCCCCTGATTCTGATCACCGGCGGAAGCCGAGGCGTGGGCGCGGCCACGGCGCGACTTGCGGCTGCGCAAGGCTACGACGTGGCGATCAGCTACGTGAGCAACGAGGCCGCCGCACTGGGCGTGGTGGCTGATGTAACAGCACTCGGCCGCCGCGCCCTGGCCGTACGTGCCGACAGTGCCGACCCGGACCAGGTCGCACAGCTGTTCGCCGCCATTGACCAGACATTTGGCCGACTCGACGTGCTGGTCAACAACGCCGCCGTCCTCGGGCTGCAATCGCGCTTCGAAGACCTCGACTTCCCCCGCATGCAACGCATCTTCGCGATCAATGCCATCGGCCCGATGCTCTGCGCACAGCAGGCGGTCAAACGCATGTCGTTTCGTCACAACGGCAAGGGCGGCAGCGTGATCAATATATCCTCGGGCGCCGCCCGCCTCGGCAGCCCGAACGAATACGTCGACTACGCCGCGTCCAAAGGCGCTCTGGAGACCTTCACCATCGGCCTGTCCAAGGAAGTCGCGCGCGAAGGCATACGCGTCAACTGCATACGCCCCGGACACATCTACACCGACATGCACGCCAGCGGCGGCGAACCCGGCCGCGTGGACCGCGTCAAGGACAGCATCCCGATGGGCCGCGGCGGCCAACCCGAAGAAGTGGCACGCGCGGTGCTCTGGCTGGCCGGTGCAGAGGCGTCGTTTATTACCGGGACCTTTCTGGATGTGACTGGGGGCAAGTGA
- a CDS encoding DUF411 domain-containing protein — protein sequence MKTPMRLALLSALFFTTLAQAAEPVLIDVHRDANCGCCKKWISHLESNGFKVNDHVEADMSGVKKRLGVAPRLGSCHTAVIDGKFVEGHVPAEQVLALRKRNDLLGIAAPGMPLGSPGMEVEGRGEAYQVIGLTREGKDVVVADYPAR from the coding sequence ATGAAAACCCCAATGCGCCTGGCCCTGCTGTCTGCCCTGTTTTTCACCACCCTGGCCCAAGCCGCCGAACCGGTCCTGATCGACGTACACCGCGACGCCAACTGCGGCTGCTGCAAAAAGTGGATCAGCCACCTGGAAAGCAACGGTTTCAAGGTCAATGACCACGTGGAAGCCGACATGAGCGGCGTCAAGAAACGCCTCGGTGTAGCTCCGCGCCTGGGCTCATGCCATACGGCCGTGATCGACGGCAAGTTCGTCGAAGGCCACGTGCCCGCCGAACAGGTGCTGGCCTTGCGCAAACGCAACGACCTGCTGGGCATCGCCGCACCCGGCATGCCCCTGGGCTCGCCCGGCATGGAAGTGGAAGGCCGCGGCGAGGCCTATCAGGTCATCGGCCTCACCCGTGAGGGTAAAGATGTGGTGGTGGCCGACTACCCGGCGCGATGA
- a CDS encoding DUF1993 domain-containing protein, producing MLIYAATIPCFSQMLNTLKGLLAKGNEHASALGYDPQNLLDSRLAPDMHHLATQVRFACTQAQDAVSRLSGQPASALETPASMDEAIALIDKTLQALVGADRELIEERADVLIVIELPGGIVFEMTGNEYAVNWATPQFYFHLMTAYSILRHNGVPLGKADYVPHMFAYLRKG from the coding sequence ATGCTGATCTACGCCGCTACCATTCCGTGTTTTTCCCAGATGTTGAATACGCTCAAAGGCCTGTTGGCCAAGGGCAATGAGCACGCCAGCGCGCTCGGCTACGATCCGCAGAACCTGCTCGATTCGCGCCTCGCGCCGGATATGCATCATCTGGCGACTCAAGTCCGTTTCGCCTGTACCCAGGCCCAGGACGCTGTCAGTCGGCTTAGTGGGCAGCCTGCATCGGCATTGGAAACCCCGGCGTCAATGGACGAGGCCATCGCGCTGATCGACAAGACGCTGCAGGCACTGGTCGGTGCGGATCGTGAACTGATCGAGGAGCGGGCAGATGTGTTGATTGTTATCGAGCTCCCAGGCGGGATCGTGTTTGAAATGACGGGTAATGAATACGCCGTCAACTGGGCGACGCCACAGTTCTATTTTCACCTGATGACGGCGTATAGCATCCTGCGACATAACGGCGTGCCGTTGGGCAAGGCGGACTATGTACCGCATATGTTTGCTTATTTACGTAAAGGCTAG
- a CDS encoding methyl-accepting chemotaxis protein, whose amino-acid sequence MIGEITQATGAMSSSLEQLQRTSAHTNQILVRHASETDQTVTAITEMSSTADTVAQNAAETAAFTQRANEHADRSRVVVGEASNSVSALIGEVSSATHSVENMRQDAARITETLGVIGAIAGQTNLLALNAAIEAARAGEQGRGFAVVADEVRALAARTQASTSQINEMLTRLTAGVSSSVAAMENTQASCQSAADATARVNTGLDEMAGSVSHINNLSTQIATAAEQQSAVTEEINRSMVQIRQMVEELVQSGHATETNTQSLLEANGRVIALMGRFKVR is encoded by the coding sequence ATGATCGGCGAAATCACCCAAGCCACCGGCGCCATGTCGTCGAGCCTTGAGCAACTGCAACGGACCTCGGCGCACACCAACCAGATCCTGGTGCGGCATGCTTCGGAAACCGACCAGACGGTCACCGCCATCACCGAAATGAGCTCCACCGCCGACACCGTTGCGCAGAACGCTGCCGAAACCGCGGCGTTTACCCAGCGCGCCAACGAGCACGCCGACCGCTCCCGCGTGGTCGTGGGTGAAGCGTCCAACAGCGTCAGCGCCTTGATCGGCGAAGTGTCCAGCGCCACCCACAGTGTGGAAAACATGCGCCAGGACGCCGCGCGCATCACCGAAACCCTCGGCGTGATCGGCGCGATTGCCGGCCAGACCAACCTGCTGGCGCTCAATGCCGCTATCGAAGCGGCGCGTGCCGGCGAACAAGGCCGTGGTTTTGCGGTGGTCGCCGATGAAGTCCGCGCGCTCGCCGCACGTACCCAGGCCAGCACCTCGCAGATCAATGAAATGCTCACGCGCCTGACCGCCGGGGTCAGTTCGTCGGTGGCGGCCATGGAAAACACCCAGGCCAGTTGCCAGTCGGCGGCGGACGCCACGGCGCGGGTGAACACCGGCCTGGATGAGATGGCCGGCTCCGTCAGCCATATCAATAACCTCAGCACCCAGATCGCCACGGCCGCCGAGCAGCAAAGTGCGGTGACCGAGGAGATCAACCGCAGCATGGTGCAGATCCGACAGATGGTCGAAGAGCTGGTGCAGAGCGGCCATGCCACTGAAACCAATACCCAGAGCCTGCTGGAGGCGAACGGTCGCGTGATTGCCTTGATGGGCCGATTCAAGGTGCGGTGA
- a CDS encoding low molecular weight protein tyrosine phosphatase family protein, whose amino-acid sequence MNVLFICGKNRLRSPTAEQLFADWSGVETASAGVNNDADVPVSQELLEWADLVFVMEQSHRKKLSVRFASELANKRIVCLHIPDNYGYMAPALTKLLEEKVGRYLST is encoded by the coding sequence TTGAACGTGCTTTTCATCTGCGGCAAAAACCGTCTGCGTAGCCCGACCGCCGAGCAATTATTCGCTGATTGGTCGGGGGTCGAGACAGCATCGGCTGGGGTTAATAACGATGCGGATGTGCCCGTAAGCCAAGAACTTCTAGAGTGGGCCGATCTCGTGTTTGTGATGGAGCAAAGCCATCGGAAGAAACTGTCGGTTCGCTTTGCCTCGGAATTGGCCAATAAACGTATCGTCTGCCTGCATATTCCTGATAATTATGGATACATGGCGCCTGCTCTGACGAAGCTGTTGGAAGAGAAAGTCGGACGTTATTTATCCACGTGA
- the pvdQ gene encoding bifunctional acylase PvdQ → MIISNGLSRVGVAGVLLGLSLAVSAREQVGQASADIRRTSYGVPHIRATDERGLGFGIGYAYAQDNLCLLANEVVTVNGQRARFFGPEQATLEERNNLASDLFFSWLNTPEAVAAFWKAQSPQIQQRIDGYVAGYNRFLKEQGAPAQCQAAWVRPLVAEDVVKLTRRLLVEGGVGQFAEALVGATPPQAAVSVASTAKAFELAAANRERFAFDRGSNAVAVGRDRSFNGRGMLLANPHFPWVGGMRFYQMHLTIPGQLDVMGAALPGLPVINIGFNRHLAWTHTVDTSKHFTLYRLTLDPKDATRYMLDGKSVPLDKTTLSVQVKQADGSLKNQSHTVYSSQFGPVVQWPGKLDWDNHYAFSLRDANLGNDRVLQQWYAMNRADSLETLKTSVHTLQGIPWVNTLAADDQGQSLYMNQSVVPNVSAAKLAQCSDPRAGLQMIMLDGAHSACAWDIDPRAAQPGIFPADQLPQLQRSDYVQHSNDSAWLANPKAPLTGFSPVISQDHIGLGPRARFALQRLQSLHKPISVADLQNMVMDNEVYLAGQVMPDLLAFCAKHLGADITALCTSLKSWDRRANLDSGLGLVHFINLIQSLQQTPDAWRVAFDPAQPITTPRGLAIDRAAVANALREAMLASSAEVAKLGLSADSTWGDVQVSGQTPIHGGPQELGIYNAMQTVPRADGKREVVSGSSYLQIVTFDDQGPHATGVLAFSESGNPASPYAKDQTQAFSRKQLHPLPFTEAQIKADPHYQQLHIKE, encoded by the coding sequence GTGATTATTTCCAATGGGTTGTCCAGGGTGGGCGTGGCCGGGGTGCTGCTGGGGTTGAGCCTGGCCGTCTCGGCTCGGGAGCAGGTGGGGCAGGCGTCGGCGGATATCCGTCGCACCAGTTACGGGGTACCGCACATTCGCGCCACCGATGAGCGTGGCCTGGGCTTCGGCATCGGCTACGCCTATGCACAGGACAACCTGTGCCTGCTGGCCAACGAAGTCGTCACCGTGAATGGCCAGCGCGCCCGGTTCTTTGGCCCCGAGCAGGCAACCCTGGAAGAGCGCAACAACCTGGCCAGCGACCTGTTCTTCAGCTGGCTGAATACGCCGGAAGCGGTCGCCGCGTTCTGGAAAGCGCAGAGCCCGCAGATCCAGCAGCGCATTGACGGCTATGTGGCCGGCTATAACCGTTTCCTGAAAGAGCAGGGCGCTCCGGCGCAATGCCAGGCGGCCTGGGTGCGGCCGCTGGTGGCTGAAGATGTGGTCAAATTGACCCGTAGGCTGTTGGTCGAGGGCGGTGTGGGCCAATTCGCCGAAGCCCTGGTCGGCGCGACACCGCCCCAAGCCGCCGTCAGCGTAGCGTCCACAGCCAAGGCCTTTGAGCTGGCCGCCGCGAACCGCGAGCGTTTCGCCTTTGATCGCGGCAGTAACGCGGTGGCGGTGGGGCGCGATCGGTCATTCAACGGGCGCGGCATGTTGCTGGCCAATCCGCACTTTCCGTGGGTGGGCGGCATGCGTTTCTATCAGATGCACCTGACCATTCCCGGCCAACTGGATGTCATGGGTGCCGCGTTGCCGGGTCTGCCGGTGATCAATATCGGTTTTAACCGGCATCTGGCGTGGACTCATACGGTGGACACCTCCAAGCACTTCACCCTGTACCGCCTGACCCTGGACCCCAAGGACGCCACGCGCTATATGCTCGATGGCAAGTCCGTCCCCTTGGATAAAACTACGCTGAGTGTGCAGGTCAAGCAGGCCGATGGCAGCCTCAAGAACCAATCGCACACGGTCTATAGCTCGCAATTCGGCCCGGTGGTGCAATGGCCGGGCAAGCTCGACTGGGACAATCACTACGCCTTCAGCCTGCGTGACGCCAACCTCGGCAACGACCGCGTGCTGCAACAGTGGTACGCGATGAACCGCGCCGACAGCCTCGAAACGCTGAAAACCTCGGTGCACACCCTGCAAGGCATCCCGTGGGTGAACACCCTGGCCGCCGACGACCAGGGCCAGAGCCTGTACATGAACCAGTCGGTGGTGCCCAACGTCAGCGCGGCCAAACTGGCGCAATGCAGCGACCCGCGCGCCGGCCTGCAAATGATCATGCTCGACGGCGCCCACAGCGCCTGCGCCTGGGACATCGACCCGCGCGCGGCCCAGCCCGGCATCTTCCCGGCCGACCAACTGCCGCAACTGCAACGCAGCGACTACGTGCAGCATTCCAACGACTCGGCATGGCTGGCCAACCCCAAGGCGCCACTCACCGGGTTCTCCCCGGTGATCAGCCAGGACCACATCGGCCTCGGCCCGCGCGCGCGTTTCGCCCTGCAACGCCTGCAATCGCTGCATAAACCCATCAGCGTTGCCGACCTGCAAAACATGGTGATGGACAACGAGGTGTACCTGGCAGGGCAAGTCATGCCAGACCTGCTCGCGTTCTGCGCCAAACACCTCGGCGCCGACATCACAGCCCTGTGCACCAGCCTGAAAAGTTGGGACCGGCGCGCCAACCTCGACAGCGGCCTGGGCCTGGTGCACTTCATCAACCTGATTCAATCGCTGCAGCAGACCCCCGATGCCTGGCGCGTCGCCTTCGACCCGGCGCAGCCCATCACCACCCCACGCGGCCTGGCCATCGACCGCGCTGCAGTGGCCAACGCCCTGCGCGAAGCCATGCTGGCCTCCAGCGCCGAGGTCGCCAAACTCGGCTTGAGCGCCGACAGCACCTGGGGCGACGTGCAGGTCAGCGGCCAAACCCCGATCCACGGCGGCCCGCAAGAACTGGGCATCTACAACGCCATGCAAACCGTGCCCCGCGCCGACGGCAAGCGCGAAGTGGTCAGCGGCAGCAGCTACCTGCAAATCGTCACCTTCGACGACCAAGGCCCCCATGCCACCGGCGTGCTCGCCTTCTCCGAGTCCGGCAACCCGGCTTCCCCCTACGCCAAAGACCAGACCCAAGCCTTCTCGCGCAAACAACTGCACCCGCTGCCCTTCACCGAAGCCCAGATCAAGGCCGACCCGCACTACCAACAGCTGCACATCAAGGAGTAG
- a CDS encoding fe2+ zn2+ uptake regulation protein, with translation MYNPQVPTDGHSPAAEANFANGTQTFGKAPEQQGNQRIRHLLKCFGLRTSLIRLKVIDALLTAADNRRTLGVRGVHSHLLELGIPLSFLSVREVLKRLCSEGVITLNADKSYSLHEEAAKVLEGRA, from the coding sequence ATGTATAACCCGCAAGTGCCCACGGACGGACATTCACCGGCTGCCGAGGCCAATTTCGCCAACGGCACACAAACATTCGGCAAGGCGCCCGAACAGCAAGGCAACCAGCGTATCCGCCACCTGCTCAAGTGTTTTGGCTTGCGCACCAGCCTGATCCGGCTGAAGGTCATCGATGCCCTGCTCACTGCCGCCGACAACAGGCGCACCCTGGGCGTGCGCGGCGTGCACAGCCACTTGCTGGAACTGGGCATCCCGTTGTCGTTTCTCAGCGTGCGCGAAGTGCTCAAGCGCTTGTGCAGCGAGGGCGTGATCACCCTTAATGCGGACAAAAGCTACAGCCTCCATGAAGAGGCTGCGAAGGTACTCGAAGGTCGCGCCTGA